The Sulfuricurvum kujiense DSM 16994 genome contains the following window.
ACCAAAGAGCAATAAGGAGATTAATATGATTACCTTGATTTTAAACCATGAACCTTATGACGGCAGCGACATTACTTACAATGCGCTTCGCTTAGCGAAAAGTTTGCATAAAAACGGTGAAGCGGTCAATATTTTCCTGATGAACGATGCCGTCGATTTGGCGCGCGGTATTTGTGTGAAACCGGAGATATACGATTTTGATTTGCACGATACGATCAAAAAGCTGTATGAACGCGGCGTGAGTGTTCGCGCCTGCGGAACGTGCAATGCACGGTGCGGGATCTACAAAAATACCCCTTATTTCAGTGAAGAGATCTCCTCGACGATGGATCAGCTTAGCGAATGGGTGATTCAGAGCGACAAAGTATTAACATTTTAAAAGAGGATGAATTAACCACATGAGATTTTTTTTACTATTTGTATTGCTTCTCAATACCTTGGTCTTTGGCGAACCCAAATTTTTAATGCCGGAAGAGGCGTTCAAAGCTTCGGCGTACATGAAAAAGAAATGCACGGTCAGTGCTACTATCGAACTGGGCGAGAGTATTTATCTCTATAAATCCAAAATCAAAGCGACTATTGTTGAAAAAAACAGCGGTGTCATCATCGATCATATCACCTTGCCAGAGGGGGTCAATCATGAGGGTGAAACGGTGTTTACCACATCACCGATCATCGACATCAAACTTGCCAAAGATCGACCGATAGAGACGATTGTTCCCATTACGCTACAGCTGAGCTATCAGGGATGTTCTGAACAAGGGCTTTGTTATGAACCGATCGATACCCGGTTTACCTTTAATATTGAAACAGCGAAGCTTGTCTTCAAAGGCAAGGCCGTAACCCCGGTAACAGCATCTCCGTCGGCGAAAAAAAGCCCGATCACGGTCTCTGAAACCGACCGAATTACCCAAACGTTTATCGAGGGAAATGTACCGCTTATCCTCCTGACATTTTTTACCTTCGGTCTTTTACTCTCTCTGACCCCGTGCATTTTCCCGATGATTCCGATCCTCTCCTCGATCATTGTCGCGCAGGGAAAACACATGAGTGCTATGAGAGGGTTTATGCTCTCTCTCGTTTATGTTCTCTCGATGTCGGTCGCCTATACGATTGCCGGAGTTTTGGCAGGATTATTCGGCGGCAACATCCAAATCGCAATGCAAAATCCGTGGGTTATTTCGACGTTTGCACTCCTTTTTGTCGGGTTAGCCGTATCGATGTTCGGATTCTTTAAAATAGGACTTCCCTCATCTTGGCAAACCCGTTTGACGAAAACCTCTAACGAAGCAAGTTCCAAGGGGGGGTATATCGGTGTCGCCATTATGGGCTTTTTATCGGCACTGATCGTAGGACCGTGTGTCGCGCCACCGCTCGCCGGAGCATTGGTTTATATCGGACAGAGCGGAAATGCATTGCTTGGAGGTAGCGCACTTTTTGTTCTGAGTCTTGGAATGGGTGTCCCCTTACTCTTGATCGGAACGGGTGCAGGCAAATACATGCCTCGACCGGGCGGATGGATGGATCGCGTATCGCATGTCTTCGGGGTTGTGATGCTTGCCATCGCCATCTGGATGCTCAGCCGCATTCTCCCTCCGGCTGTTTCCATGCTGTTATTGTCGGCATTGCTGATTGTCGTATC
Protein-coding sequences here:
- a CDS encoding DsrE/DsrF/TusD sulfur relay family protein, which translates into the protein MITLILNHEPYDGSDITYNALRLAKSLHKNGEAVNIFLMNDAVDLARGICVKPEIYDFDLHDTIKKLYERGVSVRACGTCNARCGIYKNTPYFSEEISSTMDQLSEWVIQSDKVLTF
- the dsbD gene encoding protein-disulfide reductase DsbD, yielding MRFFLLFVLLLNTLVFGEPKFLMPEEAFKASAYMKKKCTVSATIELGESIYLYKSKIKATIVEKNSGVIIDHITLPEGVNHEGETVFTTSPIIDIKLAKDRPIETIVPITLQLSYQGCSEQGLCYEPIDTRFTFNIETAKLVFKGKAVTPVTASPSAKKSPITVSETDRITQTFIEGNVPLILLTFFTFGLLLSLTPCIFPMIPILSSIIVAQGKHMSAMRGFMLSLVYVLSMSVAYTIAGVLAGLFGGNIQIAMQNPWVISTFALLFVGLAVSMFGFFKIGLPSSWQTRLTKTSNEASSKGGYIGVAIMGFLSALIVGPCVAPPLAGALVYIGQSGNALLGGSALFVLSLGMGVPLLLIGTGAGKYMPRPGGWMDRVSHVFGVVMLAIAIWMLSRILPPAVSMLLLSALLIVVSIYLGALEPLGEHYKGFKAFLKGIGVILLAYGLILLYGGIKGSGDPLAPLTFANETQPTSVSGQNADMEFKIIHSSEELDTLLAQSKGKKVMLDFYADWCTSCKELDHTTFKDPRVIESLKEYVLIRADVTANSDAEQALAKRFNLFGPPAMIFFDESGKSIQGADLIGFKDAETFIAHIKTLEKP